The following nucleotide sequence is from Anopheles stephensi strain Indian chromosome 3, UCI_ANSTEP_V1.0, whole genome shotgun sequence.
AATCAGTTTTCCTGTTCCCTCACCGTTTAAcaattccttttcttttgtttgtttcttttgggAGTCCTAAACCATAATTCTAGCTGTAGAATTTCATTCTTTGCGGATTGTCCTATACCGTTCCCTAACGCGAGTCTAATACtacagaaattaaaaaaaaacatacacacacctcTTCCTATGCTTTGCGGACGATGGGGTTttcggcaaccacaacacactACCGGGCCTCGCGCCTATCGTCCCAAAAGGGCAGATCGCACACATGAGTCATCGTGAGCTCTTGTGCTTGCCGCGTAAACCGCGGTTCGAAAACAGGGAGAATCCTtccaaaaagggggaaaaaggaCAGCCGGGCGTCGGGAAACACCCTAGAAGGGCCCTCCTTTCTCCAAACTACAGAAAACACATCCTGAACACGTTAGCTGCTTTGTTCGCGTTGGTTTGGATGGATGTTTGCACTATTAATCACCCACGCATACGGCACGGAATGGATAGTTGTACGTGTGCCAAGAGTTGGAAGCTTTTTGCTTGACtccattccacgaactaatgCTGACTCATGGAGCACGACATTTGACTCGTTTGGAGCAATCTGAAGCTTTGTGCATAAGAGTGTGTGAAGTCAGAGGCATCGGGATACATGAAATAAACATAAATGGCAGTAGGATGGATGCGCAGCAGTAGAGTCTGTATTCGCACCCTTCTTTCTAAATCAATTGAGAAATTGCTTTTAAACGTTTCCAGCCTAAATAAATAACTTTAGTTAGTTCTAAAGCTCGTTTTGTTTCTAGATGGAAGGACGACTCGTGCGATTAGTAAAATACGTTAGAGACTCGTAGGAACATGATTAATGGATTCGGGTTTAAAATTGTGCATATATCCTTTCCCAAAACGGACATACCACCATCGCTTCCAGAAAAAGGTGCAAAACAGGAGCATGCTCCGTGGAGTGGTGCTGATGAAGTTGCACTAGTGTGTCCCCTCCCCTTACTAGCTGCTGCGCGTTAGAATACTTATTTCTGTCCTAAAGAAGATTGTCCTCTTCCGGTTTTTTTCCGAGCGTTGAGATACGGTGGTTCAGTACTACTGAACGGAAGATCATCACAAAAGACAACACCACAACATTGTCTCTTTATCGCCTAGTTTGATTAGCAAAAGTAACATAcgctcatacacacatacatacacgctCATTCACTCGATGCCTCACGCTACGAAGTTATTGTGTTATCACACACAAGCCCAAACCCGTGCGTTCGTCTCATATCCTCCAGCCTTCGTCGTCATCCACGTTCGAGTCGGTGTCGGAAGGTTCCTCCCCGTACATGTCGGCCAGTTTGCGGAACCGTGGTCCAAAGTTGGATAGATAGTTGAACTTCAGGTCACCTTCGTCGGTACACGAAGCAAGACTTGACAGTGATCCGGTACTGTTACCATCGCCCTCATACGCATAATGTCGCACGTCGTCGATCGGGTAGGCGTCCGCATCTTTGTCACAAGCATCCTTCTTGTCGGTAAGGAACGCCCCAATATCGGGCACCTCCGTTGCTGATTCCTTCTGTCGCAGATCGCTACCGTACGGTTTGTCGAGATAGATTGGGGGTCCCTGGAGCACGGTGAGATCATATTCTGCGTCCCGCTCACCACCGCCTTCCTCTTCGTAGTTGATGATCGTTTCGCGAATATCGTCTATATCCTTCTCGTGCCAACCGTCATGATGCTTTTTGTGAACGACGAACGCAAGCAACAGTATCAGCAGCAACACGATACAGGCGATGATCGCGATCAGGAAGTAAGAATCGATGCCAAACGATACGGCAACTGCCACGGACCGCTGGCAGCCTGGATCGGCATTCTTCGCAAGGCTCGGCAGACCAAGATCGTACGTACGTTCGTTGATGGTCAGGTTTCTTATGCAGCCGCTGAAACCTTTGTCCTGTGGCACGTACGTCCAGTTAAACAACGAACCGAGATAGTCCAGATTGACGGCTGCTCCTCCCAACTGAAGCGGGGCATTTACGTTGAGGAAGCGATTCGGCCCTTTTGGTGCATCCAGGCTCATGCACGTAGACAGCTTGCAGTTGTCTACGATCATCTCGATCGTCTGGGGCTGTAGCACGATCTCGACGGTGAAAGGTTTTCCCTGTGGAAACCGATGACGGTGTTCGATGCGTGTTGTGCCGCTACCATAGTCGAGCAGCAATACCGGAAGTCCCTTCACTAGTTCCAGCGCCAGGAAATCTTGCACTTGTAGACGAGGATTGTAGTTTAGCGGTCCAATGTACATGACCAAGCCATCTTCCTGGTGCGGCGATAGTTCTACGCTGATCCGTGTCATGTTGCAAGGACTGATCGGTGGATAGAGAGCATATCCACTGCCGTAGAACCCGATGCCCAGCATCTCGCAGTGCGGACCTTCGAAGCCGTCCGGGCAAGAGCACCGATCGTTCACAAGGAAGCCTCCATTCAGACAGGTCAGTGAAGGTGGAGGAGCCTCGCATACGCATTCCGCCTGCACGAACGCATTTACACCCACAAACGAGCTGGTGTTGGTGTAGACCGCGATCGGCACATTCGACTTGTAGAGTGTGTTCTTGCACGAAAGCTCACAGTTGCGACCCTCTTCGATGCACTCGTCGATGCCCACCATCAGCACGGACAGACCGACGTCCTCTTCCAGCTGGCGAAGTCGGTAGCCGAGCATTCCATTCAATCGCTCCGGTGCGTAATAAGGACTGCCATGGGCCGAAAACCGTACATCCAAGAATGTTCCGTTGACATTGTCGCGCTTCAAAACGGTAAACACGTCCACATTCTCGCGACTCACGTTCAGGGTGTTTGCAATGCTCATCTGCAGTCGATCTTTGGGCGTGGAGAGTTGGCCAGGTGTACGCGATACGAACTCCTCCGCCGTTACGTTATGGAAACGGATCGATCCGCTCTTGTCGACCGCTTCCTCGGGGATTTCCTTCACCGTGACTGTCACCTTGGCTGTGACGTTATGTGTGAAATGGCTCAACTGTTCAACAACGTGGAAGTTCAGCTCATATTCTCCGCCCCGAGTACCTTGTAGCATTGTGATCATACCCGTGTCCCGATTCAGATCGAAGAAGTCTACCGACTGATGGCGCGTAGCATCGTCCCACTGGAACGTTTTGTCCGGCAGATCCCAGTCGTCTGGATCGTCCACGTAAACACGGCCAACTTCTGTGTTGGGCGATTCGCCCTTGTAGTTGTATACGAAGATGCGACTTTCGCCGGGCCGCATTTCGTTGTCGTTTTCGTCACCAATCACCAACTGCAGTATACTGACGTCGCTCATTGGTTCCTCGCCAGAGTCGCTGATTCTGATCGGTACTCGATACTCCTTCTGCTCCTCTCGATCAAACTCGACCAACGCATACAGTTCGTCACCTTGCACTTGGAAACGTTCTTTGATTTCGTACGGTGCGTTTGGATCAATGCTGAAGTAGAATGGTGGACCGTTCTGGGCTTCGTCTACGTCTTCCGCAGTCAGCCTCACGATCAATCCTGGCGAACGGTTTTCTCCCCACACTACTGGCATGGCGTTCGAAAGATGCGGTGCGTTATCATTGATATCTTCGAGGAAAATGTTTACAGTggccggtgttttttttcctgcgccATCCTCGTCCGTTGCGGTGATAATGAACTGCCAGCTCTTAAAACCTTGCGGTGGATCGCGATCCAGCGCCTTTCTGAGCCGCAGACATCCGTTGTCGTCGATCTCCAACAGGTCTTCTTGTTCCTTTACGAATGAGAATCGAATGTGTTGAGGCTCGTCTCGACTCTCGATGTCAGGGTCGAACGCTTGGATGGTCATGATACAACCAGGCGGAATCGTTTCTTCTTGAATCGTCACATTTCTGAGATCTATGAATCGTGGCGGATTGTCGTTTACGTTCTCGATCTTTATCGATACAGTCGCGTTGTCCTGGAAGATACCATCGTCCGCTTGCACGATCAGCATGTACTCACGGATCGTTTCGTAGTCCAGTCGACTGTTTACCGAGATACGACCAGTATTCTCATCAATCTTGAACGCATCGCCCACGTTACCATCAATAATGCTGTAGGTGATGAGTGAAGCCGTGTCTTGATCAATCGCAGTCACTTCGATCACTACCGTGTTGATATTGGCATCTTCCGGTACATTTTCTGCCACAAAGTGGTCCTTGACGAATTTCGGTTGATGATCGTTCTTGTCCGAGATCTTGATGATGAACAGCTGGGAGATACTgtttggcttgccatttctatACAATGCTGATGGGGAGTTGTCTTCTGCGATGATTTTCAAATGGTAGGAATCGGTAGCTTCTCGGTCGAACTCAGCCAGCGACGTGATGTTTCCCGTTCGACTGTCGATATGGAACAATTGCTGATTTTCGTCGTCGAACCGATACGATACAATATTGTTGGCCGAAGTTCCATCCAGATCGTACGCTCGTACCTGCATCACAGGAGTACCGGGCGGCTCATCTTCTGGAATTGTGCCCGACGTCACTTCCGTGAACACTGGGATGATGTCGTTCTCATCCAGAACCTTGATCTTCAGCACGGTTTCTGCCACCAGGTCGTGCGAATTTTTGACACTCACTGTGAGGGTGTACTCCGTCACGGTTTCGTAATCAAGCGTCTTTCCCAGCTTGATGGAGGCAGTATTATTGATCTGTTCCAACAAGAATGTATTCTTCGAATTCGTTTGCTCAGCACGACCCTGAATTAGTTCGAAGATCACTTCCGGTTTCTCGGGAATGTTTGATTCGGCTTCGAAATCTGCTAACGATTCGGTGTAGTTCTTGAATGTTTCATTCAGCACAATCGCCACAGCTTGCACCTTGGTAAAGTAAGGCGGTAGTTTATTGGATTCCACAACCCGTACTTTCACGTCTACCTCCGCATCCTGTACAGCCTCACCCTGCGAATCCACATTGTACGCCCTTACGCGAATCGAGTAGTGCTGCCCGGGACTGCGATCGACCGGCTTTGTAAGCGTGAGCAGTCCGTTGTTCTCGTTGATCTTGAAGTAGCTGCTGTCTGGGTTCTGCTGCACGATTGAGTACTTGATGATACTGTT
It contains:
- the LOC118510243 gene encoding DE-cadherin-like encodes the protein MLRRGRKMRQPMALFTLFVLAASWYSYVPTVVAASEGNSKSSRPLQKQTVNLAQSHRLAGGVSQLYDYQRELFTGGQRRKRSAYSTQYDSGNAVSVNDYSEGVGGLVNSNIGSGGSSRESNVGPELLRDNRKPSFVECDSYKPMLKEEQSVGTPVMRVTATDPDPRQTIEYSFVTTPGERARFRIDKSTGEITTAHIFDRDEPIREKEIYITVRATDNGRPRLDDVCTFKVTILDINDNPPVFDKVRYEESVTKDMKANLRVATISATDMDDGDNSIIKYSIVQQNPDSSYFKINENNGLLTLTKPVDRSPGQHYSIRVRAYNVDSQGEAVQDAEVDVKVRVVESNKLPPYFTKVQAVAIVLNETFKNYTESLADFEAESNIPEKPEVIFELIQGRAEQTNSKNTFLLEQINNTASIKLGKTLDYETVTEYTLTVSVKNSHDLVAETVLKIKVLDENDIIPVFTEVTSGTIPEDEPPGTPVMQVRAYDLDGTSANNIVSYRFDDENQQLFHIDSRTGNITSLAEFDREATDSYHLKIIAEDNSPSALYRNGKPNSISQLFIIKISDKNDHQPKFVKDHFVAENVPEDANINTVVIEVTAIDQDTASLITYSIIDGNVGDAFKIDENTGRISVNSRLDYETIREYMLIVQADDGIFQDNATVSIKIENVNDNPPRFIDLRNVTIQEETIPPGCIMTIQAFDPDIESRDEPQHIRFSFVKEQEDLLEIDDNGCLRLRKALDRDPPQGFKSWQFIITATDEDGAGKKTPATVNIFLEDINDNAPHLSNAMPVVWGENRSPGLIVRLTAEDVDEAQNGPPFYFSIDPNAPYEIKERFQVQGDELYALVEFDREEQKEYRVPIRISDSGEEPMSDVSILQLVIGDENDNEMRPGESRIFVYNYKGESPNTEVGRVYVDDPDDWDLPDKTFQWDDATRHQSVDFFDLNRDTGMITMLQGTRGGEYELNFHVVEQLSHFTHNVTAKVTVTVKEIPEEAVDKSGSIRFHNVTAEEFVSRTPGQLSTPKDRLQMSIANTLNVSRENVDVFTVLKRDNVNGTFLDVRFSAHGSPYYAPERLNGMLGYRLRQLEEDVGLSVLMVGIDECIEEGRNCELSCKNTLYKSNVPIAVYTNTSSFVGVNAFVQAECVCEAPPPSLTCLNGGFLVNDRCSCPDGFEGPHCEMLGIGFYGSGYALYPPISPCNMTRISVELSPHQEDGLVMYIGPLNYNPRLQVQDFLALELVKGLPVLLLDYGSGTTRIEHRHRFPQGKPFTVEIVLQPQTIEMIVDNCKLSTCMSLDAPKGPNRFLNVNAPLQLGGAAVNLDYLGSLFNWTYVPQDKGFSGCIRNLTINERTYDLGLPSLAKNADPGCQRSVAVAVSFGIDSYFLIAIIACIVLLLILLLAFVVHKKHHDGWHEKDIDDIRETIINYEEEGGGERDAEYDLTVLQGPPIYLDKPYGSDLRQKESATEVPDIGAFLTDKKDACDKDADAYPIDDVRHYAYEGDGNSTGSLSSLASCTDEGDLKFNYLSNFGPRFRKLADMYGEEPSDTDSNVDDDEGWRI